From the Bdellovibrio reynosensis genome, one window contains:
- a CDS encoding FKBP-type peptidyl-prolyl cis-trans isomerase: MNKLVVGGLVVAALGFTTACQKKVKLDTDMKKASYAIGQQIGGNLKQQNIDFDADALAQALKDASAGKNEMSKEDMQAAMMKLQEMAMKKQQEAADTNAKAGKDFLEKNKSAANVKTTASGLQYIVEKEGTGASPKKEDVVKVHYKGTLTNGEQFDSSYDRGQPAEFPVGGVIPGWTEALQLMKVGGKSKLFIPPELAYGPSGRPGIPPNSVLVFEVELIDIVKQQAAAKKTK; encoded by the coding sequence ATGAATAAGTTAGTAGTTGGTGGTTTAGTAGTTGCAGCTTTGGGCTTCACTACAGCATGCCAAAAGAAAGTTAAGCTCGACACAGACATGAAAAAAGCGAGCTACGCTATCGGCCAACAAATCGGCGGCAACTTGAAACAGCAAAACATCGATTTCGATGCTGATGCTTTAGCTCAGGCATTGAAAGACGCTTCTGCTGGCAAAAACGAAATGTCTAAAGAAGACATGCAAGCAGCTATGATGAAACTTCAAGAAATGGCGATGAAAAAACAACAAGAAGCAGCTGATACAAATGCTAAAGCTGGTAAAGACTTCCTAGAGAAGAACAAATCAGCAGCTAACGTAAAAACAACAGCTTCTGGTCTTCAATACATCGTTGAAAAAGAAGGCACTGGCGCTTCTCCTAAAAAAGAAGACGTAGTAAAGGTTCACTACAAAGGAACTTTGACTAACGGTGAACAATTCGATTCTTCGTACGACCGTGGTCAACCTGCTGAATTCCCAGTTGGTGGCGTAATCCCAGGTTGGACAGAAGCTCTTCAATTGATGAAAGTTGGCGGCAAATCTAAACTTTTCATCCCACCAGAACTTGCTTACGGTCCATCAGGTCGTCCTGGTATTCCACCGAATTCAGTTCTTGTTTTCGAAGTTGAACTTATCGACATCGTAAAACAACAAGCTGCTGCTAAAAAAACTAAGTAA
- a CDS encoding twin-arginine translocase TatA/TatE family subunit, which produces MNLGWTEILLIGGIALLLFGPTKLPGLGRSMGEAIRGFKKGLSDDSSNEREVNQQISQNKQQPMNQEQTQTEKDTNKQS; this is translated from the coding sequence ATGAATCTTGGGTGGACAGAAATTTTATTGATCGGCGGTATCGCTTTATTACTTTTTGGACCAACAAAACTTCCCGGTTTGGGACGTTCTATGGGTGAAGCAATCCGCGGCTTTAAAAAAGGTCTCAGCGATGACTCTTCAAACGAGCGCGAAGTAAACCAACAGATCTCTCAGAATAAACAACAACCAATGAACCAAGAACAAACTCAAACAGAAAAAGACACAAACAAACAGTCATAG
- a CDS encoding response regulator transcription factor: MRILVVEDQVKMANFLKKGLNEVGYAVDIAESGGAAESYMAQGDYDLVILDVMLPDQSGIDTARHIRSDGYEGPIMMLTALSTTKDKVNGLDAGADDYLTKPYSFDELHARVRALLRRKSPVSGIGNNLLKYAELELDLIHRKARRLGQEITLTTKEFALLEYFMRNPERPLGRVSIAEHVWDINFDSESNVIDVYINLLRKKIDAPFSKRLIHTVVGTGYVLRENL; encoded by the coding sequence GTGAGAATTTTAGTCGTTGAAGACCAAGTCAAAATGGCGAACTTTCTAAAAAAAGGCTTAAACGAAGTCGGTTATGCTGTGGACATTGCTGAAAGCGGCGGCGCGGCTGAATCGTACATGGCCCAAGGCGATTATGATTTAGTCATCCTTGATGTGATGCTGCCGGATCAAAGTGGCATCGATACAGCTCGCCACATTCGCAGTGATGGATATGAAGGTCCGATCATGATGCTGACGGCCTTATCAACCACCAAAGACAAAGTGAATGGCCTTGATGCGGGTGCTGATGATTATTTGACGAAGCCCTATTCCTTTGATGAACTTCACGCCCGTGTGCGCGCACTGCTGCGCCGTAAAAGTCCGGTCAGTGGCATCGGTAATAACCTTTTAAAATATGCAGAACTTGAATTAGACCTGATTCACCGCAAAGCCCGTCGACTGGGGCAAGAGATCACTCTGACCACCAAAGAGTTTGCTTTGTTAGAATATTTCATGCGCAATCCCGAGCGCCCTTTGGGTCGCGTTTCGATTGCAGAGCATGTGTGGGATATTAACTTTGATTCTGAAAGCAACGTCATTGACGTGTACATCAACTTGCTTCGTAAAAAGATCGATGCTCCGTTTAGCAAACGATTGATCCATACTGTCGTCGGAACAGGCTATGTACTTAGAGAAAATCTTTAA
- a CDS encoding PAS domain S-box protein has translation MDSLDPVFFELSNEMMAIFDLNWKAVKLNSHWSTNLGYTKEELLNISFAELIHPDDLKYTAEIGERIKKEVVVGNVENRYRTKNGKYIYLRWNYKVDKDRGLVFTTATNITEQKVQEEIARQTNRVAGLGNWSVDLSTNQVYWSPEMWELFGLTPDFVQTKENWALTLETSLSFFGKDKEIVRQKYQNLVEKGETYDIEVSVSTPDGRNFPVRVIGAAMEENGVRSRTYGTIQDITKIKESEKILKYQQYLLNGIFEASPALIFVKDLEGKYILVSRKFEQFMGRTKAELLGRTDFDFFPDFAAKRFVRQDREVAASGVHVTFEDDVKNSDGQDKHYHTEKFPLSDENGKIIAVAGVASDITELHRYQKELVHAKEAAEFGTRAKSQFLANMSHEIRTPMNSIMGMADLLSESSLDEEQKEYVTILSRAAESLLNLINDILDLSKIESGLMTLDKEPFSLREAIAHSVEMLRIKATQKNLNLSYEVEEAVPQYIIGDSARVQQILVNLIGNAIKFTDAGEVKVQANFIKDRNEVEVVVEDTGIGLTAEQLKGLFTRFSQGDSSITRRFGGTGLGLSISKELVEKMGGFIGVQSKYHQGSKFFFTLQL, from the coding sequence ATGGATTCCTTGGACCCGGTATTTTTTGAACTTTCCAATGAGATGATGGCTATTTTCGATTTAAATTGGAAAGCCGTTAAACTAAATTCGCATTGGTCCACGAATCTTGGATACACCAAAGAAGAACTTCTTAATATATCTTTTGCTGAATTGATTCACCCTGATGATCTGAAATACACAGCTGAAATCGGGGAGCGCATAAAAAAAGAAGTCGTCGTCGGCAATGTTGAAAATCGCTACCGCACCAAAAATGGAAAATATATTTATCTGCGCTGGAATTATAAAGTCGATAAAGATCGCGGCCTGGTTTTCACAACAGCTACAAATATCACCGAACAAAAAGTTCAGGAAGAAATCGCCCGTCAAACCAATCGCGTAGCGGGGCTTGGTAACTGGAGTGTCGATCTAAGTACAAACCAAGTTTATTGGTCCCCAGAAATGTGGGAACTTTTTGGCTTAACCCCAGATTTTGTTCAAACCAAAGAAAACTGGGCACTGACTTTAGAAACCAGCCTTAGTTTTTTTGGTAAAGACAAAGAGATCGTTAGACAGAAATATCAGAATTTGGTGGAAAAGGGCGAGACTTACGATATCGAAGTTTCTGTTTCTACACCCGACGGTCGAAATTTCCCAGTCCGTGTTATTGGTGCTGCCATGGAAGAAAATGGCGTGCGCAGTCGCACCTATGGTACTATTCAAGACATCACTAAAATTAAAGAGTCTGAAAAAATATTAAAGTATCAGCAGTACTTACTTAATGGAATTTTTGAAGCATCGCCAGCACTCATCTTTGTTAAAGACTTAGAAGGAAAATACATCCTGGTCAGTCGTAAGTTTGAACAGTTTATGGGGCGAACGAAGGCAGAACTTTTAGGTAGAACTGATTTTGATTTCTTCCCAGATTTTGCCGCAAAAAGATTCGTGCGGCAGGACCGTGAGGTCGCAGCCAGCGGCGTTCATGTCACTTTTGAAGATGATGTCAAAAATTCTGATGGACAAGATAAACACTATCACACTGAGAAATTCCCTTTATCTGATGAAAATGGAAAAATTATTGCGGTGGCCGGGGTTGCTTCAGATATTACTGAACTTCACCGTTATCAAAAAGAATTGGTCCACGCAAAAGAAGCGGCAGAGTTTGGCACACGCGCAAAGTCTCAGTTCCTAGCAAACATGAGCCATGAAATCCGCACTCCGATGAATTCAATTATGGGGATGGCGGACCTTCTTTCTGAAAGCTCGTTGGATGAAGAACAGAAAGAATATGTGACGATATTGTCTAGAGCTGCTGAAAGTTTGCTGAATTTGATCAACGATATTTTAGATCTTTCTAAAATTGAATCGGGATTAATGACTTTAGATAAAGAGCCTTTTTCTTTGCGTGAAGCGATTGCACATTCTGTAGAAATGTTGCGTATAAAAGCCACGCAAAAAAACTTAAACCTTAGCTATGAAGTTGAAGAGGCCGTACCACAGTACATCATCGGAGACTCGGCCCGGGTTCAGCAGATCCTGGTTAATCTTATTGGCAACGCGATTAAATTCACCGATGCGGGTGAAGTGAAAGTTCAAGCCAACTTCATCAAAGATCGAAATGAAGTGGAAGTCGTTGTCGAGGACACAGGGATCGGGCTGACTGCGGAACAATTGAAAGGCTTATTCACTCGGTTTTCTCAAGGGGATTCGTCTATCACTCGTCGCTTCGGCGGTACGGGCCTTGGTCTTAGCATAAGTAAAGAATTGGTGGAAAAAATGGGCGGCTTTATTGGGGTTCAAAGTAAATACCATCAAGGCTCAAAGTTTTTCTTCACTTTACAGTTATAA
- a CDS encoding NADPH-dependent FMN reductase, with protein MAKYQVLAVVGGIAKESLNKKFYGAMKELAPKDFELATFDISTLPFFTQDMENDPPEIVQDFKELVKACDAVVFITPEYNRSFPGVLKNALDWPSRPYGQNLWKGKAAAVTGASTGSIGTFGAQHHLRQCLAYLDVDVMGQPELYFNASKAFDENGQIKNDAKKLVTQYWEAFEKHLEHLHIAENKKGNPKVPFQEHRAH; from the coding sequence ATGGCAAAGTATCAAGTCCTTGCAGTGGTCGGTGGTATCGCTAAAGAATCTTTAAATAAAAAGTTCTATGGTGCGATGAAGGAACTGGCGCCTAAAGATTTTGAACTTGCGACATTTGATATTTCAACGCTGCCGTTTTTTACCCAAGACATGGAAAACGATCCGCCGGAAATTGTGCAAGATTTTAAAGAGCTGGTTAAAGCTTGTGACGCCGTGGTTTTTATCACTCCAGAATACAATCGATCCTTTCCCGGAGTTTTAAAAAATGCTTTAGATTGGCCGTCTCGTCCCTATGGACAAAATCTTTGGAAAGGTAAAGCCGCCGCAGTCACCGGTGCCTCGACCGGGAGTATTGGGACCTTCGGTGCTCAACATCACCTGCGCCAGTGTTTAGCTTATCTAGATGTCGATGTGATGGGGCAGCCAGAGCTTTATTTCAATGCTTCAAAGGCTTTTGATGAAAATGGACAGATAAAGAATGATGCCAAAAAATTAGTAACTCAGTATTGGGAAGCTTTTGAAAAGCATCTGGAACATCTGCACATCGCAGAAAATAAAAAAGGGAACCCGAAGGTTCCCTTTCAAGAGCACAGAGCTCATTAG
- a CDS encoding sensor histidine kinase, translating to MYLEKIFNLISRISIRLRLSLIFLLIFGTTMIAFNMYMFQAMIDTLQQDFDDALFNYCVDVSEGIEIGVKGDLNFPPLQLDQGKILPFPLGTALIQVRHSSGAVLARIGNFGEFNPPYKKDFERIWAGEEATYRTMEHIHNIPSAEADSYRLISFPVDNASKPQILLQIAVPMTLLETQISQRLTMLQVGIPLVLLIATFGGLFLSARALNPVNRMINIAKNIKASELSQRVPVPNANDEIRKLSLTLNEMLDRIQQAFQSQERFVADASHQLLTPLTIMRGELELLQKSEDKNTDQFIKSALQEVDSLSKIVQEMLLLARVDAGIGALNLQELAFDEVIFEALSRCEKLAKSKDIKLKFDIVNETNDDRKFVRGDNDLLINLCVNKIENAIKYSPNNEVVSLILMWRKESTYFIVEDNGPGIPADQLPFIFERFSRGSTMENRVKGFGLGLAIAQKIAVLHSAKLKVQNKEPRGARFSFEIKNI from the coding sequence ATGTACTTAGAGAAAATCTTTAATCTTATTTCTCGCATCAGTATTCGTCTGCGCCTGTCGCTCATTTTTTTGCTTATCTTTGGAACAACGATGATTGCTTTTAACATGTATATGTTTCAAGCGATGATTGATACTCTTCAACAAGATTTCGATGATGCTTTATTCAATTACTGTGTCGACGTTTCTGAAGGCATTGAAATTGGCGTTAAAGGGGATCTAAATTTCCCCCCACTGCAATTAGATCAAGGTAAAATCCTTCCCTTTCCTTTAGGTACAGCATTGATTCAAGTACGCCATAGCTCTGGCGCCGTACTAGCCCGCATTGGAAATTTCGGTGAATTCAACCCGCCCTACAAAAAAGATTTTGAACGCATCTGGGCTGGCGAAGAAGCCACCTATCGTACGATGGAACATATCCACAATATCCCGTCTGCTGAGGCTGACTCTTATCGTCTGATTTCTTTCCCTGTCGACAATGCTTCAAAACCGCAGATTCTTTTGCAAATTGCAGTGCCCATGACATTGCTTGAAACGCAAATCAGCCAACGCCTAACGATGTTGCAAGTAGGGATTCCACTGGTCTTACTGATTGCCACGTTCGGAGGCTTGTTTCTTTCAGCCCGCGCATTAAATCCGGTCAATAGAATGATCAACATCGCTAAAAATATCAAAGCCAGTGAACTTTCCCAACGCGTGCCGGTTCCCAATGCCAATGATGAAATTCGCAAACTCAGTTTAACTTTAAATGAAATGCTGGATCGTATTCAGCAAGCTTTTCAAAGCCAAGAACGTTTCGTTGCAGATGCTTCCCACCAACTTCTGACTCCACTGACGATCATGCGCGGGGAACTTGAGCTGTTACAAAAATCAGAAGATAAAAATACGGACCAATTCATTAAAAGCGCCCTGCAGGAAGTAGACAGCTTATCAAAAATCGTTCAAGAGATGCTTTTACTAGCCCGTGTGGACGCAGGTATTGGCGCCTTAAATCTGCAAGAACTTGCTTTTGATGAAGTGATCTTTGAAGCGCTTTCACGTTGTGAAAAACTGGCGAAGTCCAAGGACATCAAATTAAAATTCGATATCGTGAATGAAACCAATGATGATCGCAAATTTGTACGTGGAGACAATGATCTTCTTATCAATCTATGCGTGAACAAAATTGAAAACGCGATCAAGTATTCTCCGAATAATGAAGTAGTCAGTCTCATTTTAATGTGGCGAAAAGAATCGACGTACTTCATTGTGGAAGACAACGGTCCAGGAATTCCCGCGGATCAATTGCCTTTCATCTTCGAACGATTTTCCCGCGGCTCTACCATGGAAAACCGTGTTAAAGGCTTTGGTCTAGGGCTAGCTATTGCACAAAAAATTGCAGTTCTACATAGTGCCAAACTCAAAGTACAAAACAAAGAGCCCCGCGGCGCTCGATTTAGCTTTGAAATTAAAAATATTTAA
- a CDS encoding putative Na+/H+ antiporter — protein MQYSQIEILGTVFFFLAVIHTFLVGRFTHWAHHYPKHSMRHGILHLFGEIEVVFAIWAAAFMALFIALQGWQEAINYQTSLNFTEPFFIFVIMVLCSTRPILTAARQGIQFVSSLIQKTFKTPAVHTDLAVILVLGPLAGSFITEPAAMTVTAFMLNATLQKESKNLIYALLAVLFVNVSIGGALTPFAAPPILMVASKWNWDFAFVFSNLGWKSAIAVVINSLGLIFFFRREFAQSCITLKEVETRLQGGQAKTPAGVILLHLVFLAMVVITGHYQNAFLGIFLLFLGVATVTKAYQDNLRLKESLLVAMFLGGIIQFGAFQKWWLAPLLSSLNDLFLFSGAVALTAITDNAALTYLGSQVESLSDSSKYALVAGAIAGGGLTIIANAPNAAGYNILSNKFPKGLSPLHLLAAALAPTAVAVFCLWIL, from the coding sequence ATGCAATATTCACAGATTGAAATTCTTGGCACAGTCTTTTTCTTTTTAGCGGTCATCCATACTTTCTTAGTGGGACGCTTTACCCATTGGGCTCATCATTATCCCAAACATTCTATGCGCCATGGGATTTTACATTTATTTGGCGAGATTGAAGTTGTCTTTGCCATCTGGGCTGCAGCCTTCATGGCTTTGTTTATCGCTTTGCAAGGCTGGCAGGAAGCTATCAACTATCAAACTTCACTGAATTTTACCGAGCCGTTTTTTATTTTTGTGATCATGGTTCTGTGTTCTACGCGTCCGATTCTAACGGCAGCTAGACAAGGTATTCAATTTGTCAGCTCGTTGATTCAAAAGACTTTTAAAACTCCAGCAGTGCACACGGATCTAGCGGTAATTTTAGTTCTGGGTCCACTGGCGGGAAGTTTTATTACAGAGCCTGCTGCGATGACCGTGACCGCATTTATGTTGAATGCAACTTTGCAAAAAGAATCTAAGAATTTAATTTATGCTTTATTAGCAGTCTTGTTCGTGAATGTTTCCATCGGCGGAGCATTGACTCCGTTTGCAGCGCCGCCAATTTTGATGGTGGCATCAAAGTGGAATTGGGATTTTGCTTTTGTCTTTTCAAATCTTGGGTGGAAAAGTGCCATCGCAGTTGTTATCAACAGCCTTGGATTAATTTTCTTCTTTCGTCGAGAGTTCGCGCAAAGCTGTATCACTTTAAAAGAAGTGGAAACCCGTTTGCAAGGCGGGCAGGCTAAAACTCCGGCGGGCGTAATTCTGCTGCATTTGGTTTTCTTGGCGATGGTTGTAATTACCGGTCACTATCAAAATGCATTCCTTGGAATCTTTTTACTTTTCTTAGGGGTCGCGACTGTTACGAAGGCTTATCAAGATAATTTGCGTCTGAAAGAAAGTCTTTTGGTCGCGATGTTCCTTGGCGGCATCATCCAGTTCGGAGCTTTTCAGAAATGGTGGTTGGCTCCGCTGCTTTCAAGTCTGAATGATTTGTTTTTATTTTCAGGAGCAGTTGCTCTAACCGCAATTACTGATAATGCTGCGTTAACTTATTTGGGGTCGCAAGTAGAGTCTTTATCCGACTCAAGTAAATACGCTCTTGTTGCGGGTGCTATTGCAGGGGGTGGCTTGACCATAATCGCCAATGCCCCGAATGCTGCCGGCTATAATATTTTGAGTAATAAGTTTCCGAAAGGATTAAGCCCATTACATCTGTTAGCAGCAGCCCTTGCGCCGACGGCAGTGGCAGTGTTTTGTCTTTGGATTTTGTAA
- a CDS encoding LTA synthase family protein, which produces MESNRAQWLNQCWLYFKRILALNAFFIFLGFLWRLAFLISFGKSSELSNLKIDVLRAFILGARFDSTVLFYVNAIPLLILLIASLFSFTRLFEIAITPIFKNFARFLIPYYLMMLFIVTFVSAVDLGFYSFYQDRINVLIFGFINDDTWALIKTMWRNYPIIWIFLGLGVFTYLLGKGLRIHFQQKNEWLPLKLKKISYPAFVLFFFIAFVLNGVGARGSLALFPLSEMDTGISKSIFVNHLSFNGIRAFARAIELKSLQTSKWDSNLRHYGYGENHRQAFSDYFQVPLEFVPADPLELLQKRTAKNEWAEKTRPHVILLVMESMGAYWFKYNSVDFDLLGGFKQHLNEDTYITNFLSSSNATIGSLSCLMIGSPQRPVSEFLTESEYLQVPFRSSPARTFKESGYKARFIYGGNPGWREINKFAFIQNFDTVEGETEITEAMGGLKDKHDWGVYDEDVFNYMLKTLGEAQQPQFLLAMTTTNHPPYQLPFGYQGPQLKVPEELSGRLIVDKELAAKRFATYRYSSDKLAQFITKIKNSPLKDKVILAVTGDHSFWLVNFPEQELMQKGSVPFYLYTPAAVRKKLDPKSFGSQADIAPTLYELALSDKEYHSVGRNLFSQTPDFAVNASNLIVDRSGGLLAAGKKINDKYFAWEGPFERLIPGTSNEHQEKLSVRYKSLMGVLDYYFMKEKESMARTP; this is translated from the coding sequence ATGGAATCAAACCGAGCCCAATGGCTGAATCAATGTTGGCTTTACTTTAAACGCATCCTTGCGTTGAATGCGTTTTTTATCTTTCTTGGTTTCCTGTGGCGCCTGGCTTTCCTTATTTCCTTCGGTAAATCTTCTGAACTTTCAAATTTAAAAATCGATGTTCTGCGTGCCTTTATTTTAGGGGCCCGCTTTGATAGCACCGTTTTATTTTATGTAAACGCGATCCCACTCCTCATACTTCTGATCGCTTCGCTTTTTTCTTTTACTCGTCTTTTTGAAATCGCGATCACTCCGATTTTTAAAAACTTCGCGCGTTTTTTAATTCCCTATTATTTAATGATGCTTTTCATCGTGACCTTCGTGTCGGCGGTAGATCTAGGGTTTTATAGCTTCTATCAAGATCGCATCAATGTTCTGATCTTTGGGTTCATCAATGATGACACATGGGCTTTGATTAAAACCATGTGGCGCAACTACCCTATTATTTGGATTTTTCTTGGGCTGGGTGTTTTCACTTACCTTTTAGGAAAAGGTTTAAGAATTCACTTCCAGCAAAAAAACGAATGGCTGCCACTAAAACTAAAAAAAATATCTTATCCCGCCTTCGTTCTATTTTTCTTTATCGCTTTTGTTCTTAATGGTGTTGGTGCTCGCGGCAGTTTAGCTTTATTTCCTTTAAGTGAAATGGACACGGGTATTTCAAAAAGTATTTTCGTAAATCATTTAAGCTTTAACGGAATTCGCGCGTTCGCCCGAGCCATAGAGTTAAAGTCTTTGCAAACTTCCAAATGGGATAGCAATCTTCGCCACTATGGATACGGTGAAAACCATCGCCAGGCTTTCTCAGATTATTTTCAAGTTCCGCTAGAATTTGTCCCTGCCGATCCTTTAGAACTTTTGCAAAAAAGGACAGCAAAAAATGAATGGGCTGAAAAAACCCGTCCGCACGTCATTCTGCTTGTGATGGAATCCATGGGTGCTTACTGGTTTAAATATAATTCAGTCGATTTTGATTTGCTGGGTGGATTTAAACAACATCTTAACGAAGACACCTACATTACCAATTTCCTTTCTAGCTCAAACGCAACAATCGGAAGCTTAAGCTGCTTGATGATTGGATCCCCACAGCGCCCGGTCAGCGAGTTCCTGACGGAAAGTGAATATTTACAGGTGCCTTTCCGTTCCAGTCCTGCGCGCACATTTAAAGAATCCGGCTACAAGGCGCGCTTCATTTATGGCGGCAACCCTGGCTGGAGAGAAATCAACAAATTCGCCTTCATTCAAAACTTTGACACTGTTGAAGGTGAAACTGAAATCACCGAAGCCATGGGCGGCCTTAAGGACAAACACGACTGGGGCGTTTACGACGAAGACGTCTTTAACTACATGCTAAAAACCTTGGGTGAAGCCCAACAGCCCCAGTTTCTACTAGCAATGACCACCACCAACCATCCGCCCTATCAACTCCCTTTTGGCTATCAAGGACCGCAATTAAAAGTTCCAGAAGAACTTTCGGGCCGATTGATTGTCGATAAAGAGCTTGCCGCAAAACGCTTTGCCACTTATCGCTATTCTTCAGACAAACTTGCACAGTTCATCACGAAAATTAAAAACTCTCCGTTAAAAGACAAGGTGATCTTAGCGGTTACGGGCGATCACTCTTTTTGGCTCGTCAACTTTCCTGAACAAGAACTCATGCAAAAAGGCTCCGTGCCTTTCTATCTTTATACACCGGCGGCCGTTCGCAAAAAATTAGATCCAAAAAGTTTCGGCTCCCAGGCTGATATAGCGCCCACTCTTTACGAACTCGCTCTTTCTGATAAAGAATACCATTCTGTGGGTCGCAATTTATTTTCGCAAACTCCCGACTTTGCTGTGAACGCCTCTAACTTAATCGTGGATCGCAGTGGCGGACTTTTAGCTGCTGGCAAAAAGATCAATGATAAGTACTTTGCGTGGGAAGGCCCCTTTGAACGATTGATTCCTGGAACATCGAATGAACATCAAGAAAAGTTGTCTGTCCGATATAAATCCTTGATGGGTGTGCTGGATTATTATTTCATGAAAGAAAAAGAATCCATGGCGAGGACCCCGTGA
- a CDS encoding ADP-ribosylglycohydrolase family protein — MLESKDRILGMLWGLHAGDSLGAPIEFLPPSKVWNAHTEMTGGGSFRWKVGEATDDTDLMLCVLRAIESPKKFSFDILKKEMLKWLDSKPPDIGTTTIRGLVNLKSGLPLRECGYVDNKFQGNGSLMRVAPLCLLEESVVGSYQGGLMLGLNDVIETQTKMTHGHHYCVESDKVLIAALKAIMRGGSKSSVFQAAQHEALKSSPYILERLLQIPVTPWENLKTSGFCVDTLCAALWAFLKIDNLEDALVAVVNRGDDSDSCGAVAGALCGAYYGPQAIPERWLSVLEFRDEIKQICLAGRF, encoded by the coding sequence ATGCTTGAATCTAAAGATCGCATTTTAGGAATGTTGTGGGGGCTTCACGCTGGGGATTCCTTGGGTGCCCCCATCGAATTTTTACCACCTTCAAAAGTTTGGAATGCCCATACCGAAATGACCGGCGGCGGCAGTTTTAGATGGAAGGTCGGTGAAGCCACTGACGACACAGATTTAATGCTTTGTGTGCTTCGCGCGATTGAAAGCCCTAAGAAATTTTCTTTTGATATTTTAAAAAAAGAAATGCTGAAGTGGTTAGATAGCAAACCACCTGATATCGGCACCACCACCATCCGAGGCTTAGTGAACCTAAAGTCAGGATTGCCGCTGCGTGAATGTGGATATGTCGACAACAAGTTTCAAGGCAATGGATCATTAATGCGCGTGGCCCCGCTTTGCCTTCTTGAAGAAAGCGTCGTGGGTAGTTACCAGGGTGGTTTAATGTTGGGATTAAACGACGTGATAGAGACACAAACCAAGATGACTCACGGACATCATTATTGTGTCGAATCAGATAAAGTATTGATTGCAGCGCTCAAAGCCATTATGCGTGGCGGATCAAAGTCCTCCGTTTTTCAGGCGGCTCAGCATGAAGCCTTAAAATCTTCGCCGTATATTTTAGAACGTCTTCTGCAAATTCCGGTGACACCGTGGGAAAATTTAAAAACATCCGGATTCTGTGTTGATACTTTGTGTGCAGCACTTTGGGCTTTTTTGAAAATTGATAATTTGGAAGATGCCTTAGTGGCGGTGGTGAACCGCGGTGATGATTCAGATTCCTGCGGAGCTGTGGCCGGAGCATTGTGCGGAGCTTACTATGGTCCGCAAGCTATTCCTGAACGTTGGCTTTCTGTATTAGAATTTAGAGACGAGATAAAACAAATCTGTTTGGCAGGGCGCTTTTAA